From Haloplanus sp. GDY1:
TTCGGGGACTCTGAAACGTCATCGACCAGAAGATACCGACCGAGGATCGGCCCCTCGACCGTGTAGCGACGCCCGATGAGCAGCTCAGTCAGTCGGCGTTCGACCACGCTGATGTCAAGCGCATCCGACGCTATTTGTTTGGCTTCCTCTAGGTCGATACCAGTCACGACTTCTGTCAACCCGGCGGTAAACAGACACTCTTGGACGGATTCCCCGTCGTCGAGGACGCCCTTTATTCGGAGGTCGAACTCACCCCCGTTCGGACCGTGTTCGCTGCACTCTCCCTGCTGGATCACGCGCGTACATTCCGGGTCTGTGCACCGCTTGATGAGCCCGGATTGACTCTGCATCGCGACGAAGACGCCATCATAGACGGTCGTCATCGTTCCGACCGAACCGACTGCCTCCGGACTGTCTGCGGCGTGTTCGATGATTTCGCTACGCGAGTTGATCTTCAGCGAGTAGTTCCCGTCGTATTCGTCGACGACGACGTCTTTGAACGTGTACGTCGTGCCTTCCTTGAGGATGGGTGGGTTCGACTTCGCCCACGCAACGAACTTTAGCCGGCCAGATTCGTCACCGATGAGGCCGACTTGATGGATCGAGTCTTCGCGAGGGTCCCAGTGTTCGACAATTTTCGCTCGCACAGTCACCCACGCACCGTCAGTGGTACATTCGGCGAGGGGGAGGGGGTCATCGGTCGTTCCCTGGTCGCCGCTCCGGAGTGAGGCCCAGAACGCTTCCGCATCTACTTGGGCTTCTTTGAGGACGTGGTTCCGGACGCTGTCGAAGGCCGCGGTTCTCGGCACTCGATACGTGTTCACGTAGGAGTCGAAAAGCGTCTCAAGGGCGTCGATGCCGTAGTCACTTTCACGGTCGTCGGGCAGATGGGGGGCCACCTGCTCGTGAAGGAGTTGGGCATCTTCTCGGAGGGTGTTCATGTCCGCCCGAATATACGCTCTATCTCGCTATAAATTCGGCCAGCGGAATCGACCGTATTCGGTCGATTTCCGTCGCCATCCCCCGCAATCCCGCGTATCTGTGGCAGCGAATTCCTCTCCTCCGAACGCCCTCTCGAACGTGTGGAAAACGCCCCTCCATCGAAGTGTAATATTGTGTCCTCAGCGACGGGATCGGGGACATCGCAGTGAGCGACCCAGGTTGATAGCGACCGTTCCGTTGTATCGTGTTGCGACCGACAGTTGCACAGTGGTTGCCGTGGGAGATACGAGGATAGAGAATTCGGAGCTGGTGGGCGAAGGCGGCGGGTCGGAGATAGCGAGTCAGCGATTCCTACGCAACAGAGTGAAGTCACCAACCGGTTCAATTGTTGCGTAGGAACGGTGCCCTAACTCAACTCGCGCTGCTGCGCCACGCAGAAAACCTTCGTCGGCCGTTCCGGGGCCACCGGATCACGGGGGAGGGTATCTTCCCTACTGGTAACCGCGAGTTGGGCCTTCGGTTCCCTGTCCGGTCGCGTCGTCCGCTCGGATGCCCGCTTTCGCTTTCGTCGGGTCCACAGTATCAACATCCGAATCGGCGTCGGTTTCCGGGAGTTGGTCAGTCTCATTCTCCGCCGCCAACTCCGCCGACAGCTCCTCGAGGGCGTCCTCCGAGGGGAAGTCCTCGCGGGTAACTGTTCGCGCATTTCGATGTGCCGCACTTCGCCGAGCCTGTCCCACGAGGTTTGCGAGATCTGCGCCGGTCAATCCGTCGGTGTGGCGGGCAAGCGCCGCGAACTCATCGCCCGAGACCGACGCGGGAATGCCGTCGAGATGGGTCTTGAGAATCGCGTGGCGAGCCTCCTCGTCGGGGAGCCCGACCTCGAAGTGCGCCGTTAGGCGACCCGGTCGGAGAATCGCCCGGTCGATATCGCCCGGCCGATTCGTCGCCGACACCACAATCGCTTCGCGGTCATCCCGAGTGAATTGCGCGAGGAACTCGCTCGTGACCTTTCGATCCTCGGCATGGGCGCTCTTCGCCGTGTGCTCGCGAGCGCCGAAGAGATGTTCAGCCTCATCGAGGAAGACGACACACTGCCCGATCTGGTCGGCCTCGCTGAACAGTGTCTTGACCTGGTCGCTACTTTCGTTGATCCACATGCTCGTCACGTCCGCCGGCGACAGCTCGACGAATGGAATGTCCAGTTCCCCGGCGAGCGCTCTCGCGAACATCGTCTTTCCCGTCCCCGGCGGGCCATACAGGAGGATGCCTCGCTCCGGTTCGACACCGAACCGTGAGAAAGGGTCACCCCCCGTCTGTGCCGCTCGCAGTGGCTTGAGTACGTCCTCGCGGAGGGCGTATTTGAGGTCGTAGTATCCGCCGATATCATCGAACGATGTCTCCGAATGTCGCCAGTCATACGTCAAGTCAGAAAGCCACGGCCGTGACCTGTGGTTCTTCGATTCCGAGTTGTGCACTCCGGTAGCCCCGTGGCCATACGTGTTCTGCCCGGCGGGGGGTGTGTTAGAACTACGACTAGTCGAGACGGCCCCCGACGCCGATTTCGTAGGGAGCGAGTCGTCCCACTGAGGATTCAAGAGGTCGAACTGATCTTTCTCGGGTTGGTTGTCGATGAAACTGAGCGCTATGTACGCTCCGCCCGCCATCGCTAACTCCCATATGGTGGCGTCGAGGTAATCGCTCATGCTGGCGTCCAGCACCGGGGCAACCGCTCCGATGGACCCTCCGACAATATGGATAATAAGCAGCCCTGGAATCGTAAACAACCACCCTGCCGCAATCGGAGGATAGAGCGCTCTGCCGGTGATCCTCCATAGAATAAAAACGAGTGATATCGCGATGAAGGCCAATAGGAGCGCCCCCTGATAGTTTCCAAGTGAATCGCCAGTCCGGGAAGCATGAGCAAAGAACCACCAGGTGATGGGCGTCGTGAGTAGAACCGCTTCGATGACCCTGCCCTTCCTGCCGTAGGTCGGAAACTGGTCCCAGGAGCGGAATACTGCGTATGCGAGGTCGACGACGAGTAGCACGCCGAGAATGGTCGCGACGTCTACGCCGGTGGGATTGAGGATGTTGATTGACATGGGTTAGTTTCTATGATGTCCTTTGTTTGGTCGGGGGACGGGCGAGCGTCTGTGGAGACCACGGGCAGTGAAACCACGGTCACGAGCCGCGTGTGGATATCTCACCACCCTTAGCCCGTTGTTCGTATTTATACTCGCTCCCCAGTGTACGGAGCACAATCGCCCCAGAACCCGACCGAAGACTCAGATTATTACAGCCCTCCGTCGTTTCCGTCGTCAGGGTTGGACGGCTTAGG
This genomic window contains:
- a CDS encoding replication factor A (Replication protein A protects and stabilize the intermediate ssDNA that is generated by the unwinding action of a DNA helicase at the replication fork. In addition, SSBs prevent the formation of secondary structures by single-stranded template DNA.) — translated: MNTLREDAQLLHEQVAPHLPDDRESDYGIDALETLFDSYVNTYRVPRTAAFDSVRNHVLKEAQVDAEAFWASLRSGDQGTTDDPLPLAECTTDGAWVTVRAKIVEHWDPREDSIHQVGLIGDESGRLKFVAWAKSNPPILKEGTTYTFKDVVVDEYDGNYSLKINSRSEIIEHAADSPEAVGSVGTMTTVYDGVFVAMQSQSGLIKRCTDPECTRVIQQGECSEHGPNGGEFDLRIKGVLDDGESVQECLFTAGLTEVVTGIDLEEAKQIASDALDISVVERRLTELLIGRRYTVEGPILGRYLLVDDVSESPNRTFAQGYHDVVDDLLSEYGYDGPGLTAENIEDLPETYDAPVAAGGN
- a CDS encoding ATP-binding protein; the encoded protein is MSINILNPTGVDVATILGVLLVVDLAYAVFRSWDQFPTYGRKGRVIEAVLLTTPITWWFFAHASRTGDSLGNYQGALLLAFIAISLVFILWRITGRALYPPIAAGWLFTIPGLLIIHIVGGSIGAVAPVLDASMSDYLDATIWELAMAGGAYIALSFIDNQPEKDQFDLLNPQWDDSLPTKSASGAVSTSRSSNTPPAGQNTYGHGATGVHNSESKNHRSRPWLSDLTYDWRHSETSFDDIGGYYDLKYALREDVLKPLRAAQTGGDPFSRFGVEPERGILLYGPPGTGKTMFARALAGELDIPFVELSPADVTSMWINESSDQVKTLFSEADQIGQCVVFLDEAEHLFGAREHTAKSAHAEDRKVTSEFLAQFTRDDREAIVVSATNRPGDIDRAILRPGRLTAHFEVGLPDEEARHAILKTHLDGIPASVSGDEFAALARHTDGLTGADLANLVGQARRSAAHRNARTVTREDFPSEDALEELSAELAAENETDQLPETDADSDVDTVDPTKAKAGIRADDATGQGTEGPTRGYQ